One Thermincola ferriacetica DNA window includes the following coding sequences:
- a CDS encoding nucleotidyltransferase domain-containing protein, protein MITNEIEKLKHGIVEKFNPAKILLFGSHAKNSASKDSDIDICIVADVDDKKDFRKKITMFIYDDIEGLDFDKPVDVLLYTTEEWDQYSKQNGSFANAISREGVVLHGCQTENFAVSGYPPLQTLRYRV, encoded by the coding sequence ATGATTACTAATGAAATAGAAAAACTGAAACACGGTATTGTGGAAAAATTCAATCCAGCAAAAATCCTTTTGTTTGGGTCCCATGCAAAAAACAGCGCCAGCAAGGACAGTGATATAGATATTTGTATTGTAGCTGATGTTGATGATAAAAAGGATTTTAGAAAAAAAATCACTATGTTTATTTATGATGATATAGAAGGACTGGATTTTGACAAGCCGGTCGATGTTTTGCTATACACAACAGAGGAATGGGACCAATATTCAAAGCAAAATGGGTCGTTTGCAAACGCTATTTCCAGAGAGGGCGTTGTTCTCCATGGTTGTCAAACAGAAAATTTCGCAGTAAGCGGTTATCCGCCTTTACAAACGCTTCGGTATAGGGTATAA